The following proteins come from a genomic window of Astatotilapia calliptera chromosome 11, fAstCal1.2, whole genome shotgun sequence:
- the LOC113031356 gene encoding LOW QUALITY PROTEIN: G protein-activated inward rectifier potassium channel 3 (The sequence of the model RefSeq protein was modified relative to this genomic sequence to represent the inferred CDS: substituted 1 base at 1 genomic stop codon): protein MLGTFSDLKTARQRHKSTTDFPHQSNISLLPSYTHCLIDREQDLLRRCSLGETKSLSRYPRHALSVPEIGCISPLHVITHSPLHSTSLSPAKSNISSPAREMEKLAKARSKLLESESNQTPTITPETREQLRYVAKDGKCRVNLCHISERGRFLSDIFTSFVDLQYRWFLFVFMMCYIVTWFFFAVLYFLNAFFRGDLEKEKPLTTPEENLIDHAPCYLGVDDFISALLFSVETQRTIGYVSMVSPSTVSPSCHEGVVLVMTQCIVGSMIDALMVGCMFVKISRPKKQAETLLFSRTCVIANRDDQLCLMFRLGDLRESHMVDAKVRAKLIKSRQTAEGEFLPLEQTEINLGYETGXDRLFLVEPQVIRHNIDCDSPLWELGPEQLRRQQFEIIVILEGIVEATGMMCQAKTSYIETEIEWGARFEPCMTLEKGSFRVDLRRFHTTYKVPLPNCSASQAHQLMALADCKVQNHRTSQNWESWAEGMTEEDKDKQPSHGGFTIANIQEERASEGNESEEGTEKSTP, encoded by the exons ATGCTAGGGACTTTTTCTGACCTTAAAACAGCAAGGCAACGCCACAAAAGCACAACAGACTTTCCTCACCAAAGCAACATTTCTTTGCTTCCCTCTTATACTCATTGTCTTATAGATAGAGAACAAGACCTCTTGCGTCGTTGCTCACTCGGGGAGACCAAGAGTCTTTCACGCTACCCTCGCCATGCCCTCAGCGTGCCTGAAATCGGCTGCATTAGTCCCCTTCATGTCATTACCCACAGTCCGCTCCACAGCACGTCGCTCTCACCGGCAAAAAGCAACATATCCAGCCCTGCTAGAGAGATGGAGAAGCTTGCAAAGGCCAGGAGTAAACTTCTAGAGAGTGAAAGTAACCAAACCCCTACCATCACTCCAGAAACAAGAGAACAACTTCGCTATGTCGCCAAAGATGGAAAGTGCCGAGTCAACCTTTGTCATATTTCAGAAAGGGGCCGTTTCCTGTCTGATATCTTTACTTCTTTTGTGGACCTCCAGTACAGATGGTTCTTATTTGTCTTCATGATGTGCTACATTGTCACCTGgtttttctttgctgtgctcTACTTCTTGAATGCTTTCTTTAGAGGTGACCTAGAAAAGGAGAAGCCACTCACCACCCCTGAAGAAAACCTCATAGACCACGCACCCTGCTATTTGGGTGTAGATGATTTTATCTCTGCTCTTCTTTTCTCAGTGGAGACACAGCGCACCATTGGTTATGTATCAAtggtgtctcccagcacagtgtCTCCCAGCTGCCACGAGGGTGTGGTGCTGGTCATGACGCAATGCATTGTTGGGTCCATGATAGATGCTCTCATGGTAGGCTGCATGTTTGTTAAAATATCCCGACCCAAGAAGCAAGCGGAGACACTTCTTTTTAGTCGCACTTGTGTCATTGCTAACCGGGATGACCAGCTCTGCTTGATGTTCCGCCTGGGAGACCTCAGAGAAAGTCACATGGTGGACGCAAAGGTTCGTGCAAAGTTAATCAAGTCCCGGCAAACAGCAGAGGGAGAGTTCTTGCCTCTCGAGCAGACAGAGATTAACCTTGGTTATGAAACTGGCTGAGACCGACTTTTCCTGGTGGAGCCTCAAGTCATTCGGCACAATATTGACTGCGACAGTCCGCTGTGGGAGCTGGGTCCAGAGCAACTCAGAAGACAGCAGTTTGAGATCATCGTTATTTTAGAAGGAATTGTTGAGGCCACAG GGATGATGTGCCAAGCCAAAACATCCTATATTGAAACAGAGATTGAGTGGGGCGCTCGCTTTGAACCATGCATGACGCTGGAGAAGGGCTCATTCAGAGTGGACCTGCGTCGGTTCCACACCACCTACAAGGTACCACTACCTAACTGCAGTGCCAGCCAGGCACACCAGCTAATGGCTCTGGCTGACTGCAAAGTCCAAAACCACAGAACCAGCCAAAACTGGGAAAGCTGGGCAGAGGGAATGACcgaagaagacaaagacaagCAACCATCCCATGGAGGATTCACTATTGCTAACATTCAGGAGGAGAGAGCATCAGAAGGCAATGAAAGTGAAGAGGGTACCGAAAAAAGCACGCCATAA
- the igflr1 gene encoding IGF-like family receptor 1 has translation MSNTGHSVKCHDLTTIWDKAQQTCIPCAKTPIKPGHEITPNCGFDDDGGRHEAPTKPCKTNTFNNGSSFHCTLCSLCPFQTERPCNTTADTVCGKVPVTQRIPTTDFPVTTLAYQGPNLTPTSPPSRSHNVSRAAWAVPLAILISIVLVALSAYVFGLKRKRAKAFCRQPSYINDGFAPLTGSSNGSDVEDILCADILSAPLQTVLDNLDVLEELVILLDPESHVRKSTKHLASHCAFPSTWITYTYSMKDSKSPLKAVLEGVTCKNPDWTVGHLAKLLKQMERNDAIAALAKLKTNKTEV, from the exons ATGAGTAACACTGGACACTCAGTAAAATGCCACGATCTAACAACCATCTGGGATAAGGCGCAACAAACATGCATCCCGTGTGCGAAAACCCCTATAAAGCCAG GTCATGAAATTACCCCCAACTGTGGGTTTGATGATGACGGAGGGCGACACGAGGCACCAACAAAACCGTGCAAGACAAACACTTttaacaatggcagcagcttcCACTGCACACTCTGTAGCCTGTGTCCGTTTCAGACTGAGAGACCTTGCAACACAACAGCTGACACCGTTTGCGGCAAGGTGCCTGTTACGCAAAG aaTCCCGACAACAGATTTCCCTGTCACA ACTCTGGCATATCAAGGACCTAACTTGACACCAACCTCACCACCATCACGTTCTCACAATGTGTCAAGGGCAGCCT GGGCAGTACCATTAGCCATTTTAATTTCCATTGTGCTCGTTGCCTTGTCTGCTTATGTGTTTGGTCTTAAACGGAAAAGAG CAAAGGCTTTTTGCAGGCAACCCTCATATATAAATGACGGATTCGCCCCCCTGACAGGTTCATCTAATGGCAGTGACGTAGAGGACATACTTT GTGCAGACATCCTGTCTGCACCTCTACAGACCGTGCTGGACAACTTGGATGTTTTGGAAGAGCTGGTGATTTTGCTGGATCCAGAGAGCCATGTAAGAAAGAGCACAAAACATCTGGCGTCGCACTGCGCCTTCCCCTCCACCTGGATTACTTACACCTACTCTATGAAGGACAGCAAAAGCCCCCTAAAAGCTGTGCTGGAGGGGGTGACCTGCAAGAACCCCGACTGGACTGTAGGGCACCTGGCTAAACTGCTCAAACAAATGGAGCGTAATGACGCCATAGCTGCTCTTGCAAAACTTAAAACAAATAAGACTGAAGTGTAG